A window of Plasmodium malariae genome assembly, chromosome: 12 genomic DNA:
AAGTTTACACATCTAATGTTAAACTATTAAGGGAAGTATCAAAATCAATTAAGAAACATTGCCCCCAAGCTTTTGTAGTAGTTACTACAAGTCCAGTTGATTGTATGGCAAAGGTTTTACAAGAGAATGCAAATATTCCCTCTCATAAAATATGCGGGATGGCGGGGGTTTTGCACAGCGCACGACTGAGACACAATTTGGCAGAAAAGCTAAGAGTACAACAtagaaaatgataaaatagaaaatagttaaaataaaaattataaaaaaaaaaaaaaaaaatataaaaaaaataatagtaaaataaaaaataaaaaataaaaaacatataaaaaaatataaaacaggCAATCACTAATTTGGTGAAGAATGAAGGATAAAACtctaatttatgtatatatatatatacccgtacatatatatatgtatctacATGTATGTGTTGGTGTGCGCATATATCTGTATTCGTACAAACTTCTGCAAAATTaaccataattttttattgttcaaCTCAGATAAATCCGGGTGATGTGCAAGGATTTGTAATAGGAGCTCATGGGGATAAAATGGTACCACTGCCAAGGTACTGCTGCGTAAATGGTATTCCATTAAAtgattttacaaaaaaaggagctataacagaaaaagaaataaatcaAATTGTTGAAAAGACAAGAAATACCGGTTTAGAattattagaattattacCCGAAGGATCAGCATGTTTTGCACCTTCATTAGCTATTGTTGAAATTATTGAAGCttatttaaaagatttaAAGAGAGTACTCGTATGCTCCGTATTGTTGAATGGTCAGTACGGTCATAAGGGGGTTTTTGCAGGTATCCCTGTTGTTATTGGAGGTAAGGGTATTGAGAAAGTTATTGAGCTAGATTTGAATGCGCAAGAAAAAGAACTTTTTGATGATTCTCTAAAACATATTagttatttatttgaaaattataaacatgAGGCAGTCGTAGATGAAGAAGCCAAACCCAACTGACACATCCAGCTCATATgttaatgtatatgtatttttttttttttttttttatttagatcattctttttttttacatacatacatacatatatatatatatatatatataaatgtgtgtGTGAGTATTTCTTAGCTATGTGCTGtctttattattcattataagagcgtatatatgtatatatatatacgtatacatatatatatttttacttgcCCATCCACAAGCATACctcacatgtacatatatatatatatatatatgcgctccgcaaattttttaattacaaaaaaaaaggtggaaaggattatttttaatgccTCCTGagaataacaataaaaatataaaaaagatgtTACTACgtagatatatattcatactcacgataaattataatatttatttttatactttttttacaacaaaaataattattttatgttaaacaaaacaaaagaataaaaaaaaaaaataaaataaaaaaaaaaaagcagtcTCCTTTTatagttaaaataatacattatagTAATAGTGTATTCTTGTGTTGTATTttcaaagaaaaattaaggCAAAAAATATCCAGTTTATTATAATAGATAGTCGAGAATTTTTACGTTCTAAAAAACTcatttttcgttattttaGCCCATTTAGCCACAAAAATGTGTACAAATTtaagcatgtatatatgtatgtgtgcgATTGTATGTAGTCAACTTTTTGATGGTTGTATTccactgaaaaaaaaaaaaaaaaattctgacccgttcatattttttttagaaatg
This region includes:
- the PmUG01_12039500 gene encoding oxidoreductase, putative, with amino-acid sequence MTSVKHPKISVLGAGDIGCALAHMICEKNLGDVVLHDFRKDLPKGRALDILHTRPLNRSRINILGTNEITDIKDSLVVVVTIEVSEREFAEFDEEDIEKQVYTSNVKLLREVSKSIKKHCPQAFVVVTTSPVDCMAKVLQENANIPSHKICGMAGVLHSARLRHNLAEKLRINPGDVQGFVIGAHGDKMVPLPRYCCVNGIPLNDFTKKGAITEKEINQIVEKTRNTGLELLELLPEGSACFAPSLAIVEIIEAYLKDLKRVLVCSVLLNGQYGHKGVFAGIPVVIGGKGIEKVIELDLNAQEKELFDDSLKHISYLFENYKHEAVVDEEAKPN